The following are encoded together in the Bradyrhizobium algeriense genome:
- a CDS encoding TfoX/Sxy family protein, producing the protein MVASETYAEFLREQLAPLGRVTLRPMFGKTGMFCDGVMLGVVTENTLYFRVDDENREAFREAEAFPPLNYAKKGQIIDLAFWRVPERLFDEPDELIAWARAALAAAHRVAAKRPAPKQHKASKQRQRS; encoded by the coding sequence ATGGTTGCCAGCGAAACCTATGCCGAGTTTTTGCGCGAGCAACTCGCACCGCTCGGCCGTGTCACGCTGCGGCCCATGTTCGGCAAGACCGGCATGTTCTGCGACGGGGTGATGCTCGGGGTGGTGACGGAGAACACGCTCTATTTCCGGGTGGATGATGAGAACCGGGAGGCGTTCAGGGAAGCGGAGGCGTTTCCGCCGCTCAACTACGCCAAGAAGGGCCAGATCATTGACCTCGCGTTCTGGCGCGTGCCGGAGCGGCTGTTCGACGAGCCCGACGAACTCATCGCGTGGGCGCGCGCCGCGCTGGCGGCGGCACACCGGGTTGCGGCGAAGAGGCCGGCGCCAAAGCAGCACAAAGCATCAAAGCAACGCCAACGCTCGTGA
- a CDS encoding flavin-containing monooxygenase, translated as MPDAAVAARSSESANSGTTQQVDVAVVGAGFAGLYLLHRLRKAGFSAVVIEEAGDVGGTWYWNRYPGARCDIQTIDYSYTFDPELESAWQWSEKYATQPEILRYLGFVADRYELRRDIRFGTKVTAANWDQTAERWRLTTDNGADISCRHYIMATGCLSAPKPPEIDGVKDFKGEIYFTGRWPHEEVKLAGKRIAVIGTGSSGIQSIPLLAEQAEHLTVFQRTPNFALPAHNGPQPDDRKTYFETDRAAYHEQARWSLAGVPYPQQMAVSWQLSDAERRERFEQAWATGDLVYILTQLWADQGVDVDGNALLADLIREKIRTIVKDPEIAEALTPHDHPFGAKRPCLDTNYYATYNRPNVTLVNLRQEPITEITATGITTDKRNFDVDVIVFATGFDAMTGAIKAVHPITGRDGKSLSDVWANGPQTYLGLTVSGFPNLFLITGPGSPSVLSNMAVSIEQHVDWVVERLAAMREAGFTTIDATETAQAGWARHMADCSMITLHRLANTWYTGANVPGKAQGVMPYTGGVGPYRSICNEVVGRGMLGFKLTGPNVAEQCNDGEVVRLQPDVRLVLGMLAEMNLPQIESLGAQGARDFVTEFNKGRPAGRPVGEVGDGVLHGADGLLSYRLYRPATPGPHPIVVYFHGGGWVFGDEQSDDPFCRDICRRSGMIVVSVGYRHAPEHRFPAAAEDGYAATRWVAEHAAELGGKPGPLLVAGWSAGANIAAVTCQLARDRGGPPIAGQLLVCPVTDCRFDRPSYTDNAIGYFLTRSLMFWFWDIYCSPADRTDPRVSPLRGNLANLPPAFVATCEFDPLRDEGIEYAEALAAAGVPVEQLQARGHIHTSLMMVDVVITGVSGRTKMAEALRGFAGLPRKFEASGEDTSPIAVNAAAG; from the coding sequence ATGCCAGACGCAGCGGTCGCAGCACGTTCTTCTGAATCGGCAAACAGCGGCACGACGCAACAGGTCGATGTTGCCGTCGTCGGCGCCGGATTTGCCGGCCTCTATCTCCTGCATCGCCTGCGCAAGGCCGGCTTCTCGGCCGTCGTGATCGAGGAGGCCGGCGACGTCGGCGGCACCTGGTACTGGAACCGCTATCCCGGCGCACGCTGTGACATCCAGACCATCGACTACAGCTACACGTTCGATCCGGAGCTGGAGAGCGCGTGGCAATGGTCGGAGAAATACGCAACGCAACCCGAAATCCTGCGCTATCTCGGCTTCGTCGCCGACAGATACGAGCTGCGGCGCGACATCCGCTTCGGCACCAAGGTCACGGCGGCGAATTGGGACCAGACCGCCGAGCGCTGGCGTCTCACCACCGACAATGGCGCTGATATTTCCTGCCGCCACTACATCATGGCGACCGGCTGCCTCTCCGCGCCAAAACCGCCGGAGATCGATGGCGTCAAGGATTTCAAGGGCGAGATCTATTTCACCGGCCGCTGGCCGCATGAAGAGGTCAAGCTCGCCGGCAAGCGCATCGCCGTCATCGGCACGGGATCATCGGGCATCCAGTCGATCCCGCTGCTCGCCGAGCAGGCCGAGCATCTCACCGTGTTCCAGCGCACGCCGAATTTCGCGCTGCCCGCGCATAACGGTCCGCAGCCTGACGATCGCAAGACCTACTTCGAAACTGACCGCGCCGCCTATCACGAGCAGGCGCGCTGGTCACTCGCAGGCGTCCCCTATCCGCAACAGATGGCGGTGAGCTGGCAGTTGAGCGATGCCGAGCGCCGCGAGCGGTTCGAGCAGGCTTGGGCCACCGGCGATCTCGTCTACATCCTGACCCAGCTTTGGGCCGACCAAGGCGTCGACGTCGACGGCAATGCGCTGCTCGCCGACCTGATCCGCGAGAAAATCCGGACCATCGTCAAGGACCCGGAGATAGCTGAAGCGTTGACCCCGCACGACCATCCGTTCGGCGCCAAGCGTCCCTGCCTTGATACCAACTACTACGCCACCTACAACCGCCCCAACGTCACGCTGGTGAACCTGCGGCAGGAGCCGATCACTGAGATCACGGCCACGGGCATCACGACCGACAAGCGCAATTTCGACGTCGACGTGATCGTGTTCGCCACCGGCTTCGACGCCATGACCGGCGCCATCAAGGCGGTGCATCCGATCACGGGCCGCGACGGCAAATCGCTGTCGGATGTATGGGCCAACGGCCCGCAGACCTATCTCGGGCTCACGGTTTCAGGCTTCCCCAACCTGTTCCTGATCACGGGCCCGGGCAGCCCGTCGGTGCTGTCGAACATGGCGGTCTCGATCGAGCAGCACGTCGACTGGGTGGTCGAGCGGCTGGCCGCGATGCGCGAGGCCGGCTTCACGACAATCGACGCAACCGAGACGGCGCAGGCGGGCTGGGCGCGGCACATGGCCGACTGCTCGATGATCACGCTGCATCGGCTCGCCAACACCTGGTACACGGGCGCCAACGTTCCCGGCAAGGCGCAGGGCGTGATGCCCTATACCGGCGGCGTCGGCCCCTACCGCAGCATCTGCAACGAAGTCGTCGGCCGCGGCATGCTGGGCTTCAAGCTCACCGGTCCCAATGTTGCCGAGCAATGCAACGACGGCGAAGTGGTTCGCCTGCAGCCGGACGTGCGGCTGGTGCTGGGCATGCTGGCGGAGATGAACCTGCCGCAGATCGAATCACTTGGCGCGCAAGGCGCGCGCGATTTCGTTACCGAATTCAACAAGGGTCGTCCCGCCGGCCGCCCGGTCGGCGAGGTCGGCGACGGCGTGCTGCACGGCGCCGATGGTCTATTGTCCTACCGTCTCTATCGGCCGGCAACGCCGGGGCCGCACCCGATCGTGGTCTATTTCCATGGCGGCGGCTGGGTATTCGGCGACGAGCAATCCGACGATCCGTTCTGCCGCGACATCTGCCGCCGCAGCGGCATGATCGTCGTCAGCGTCGGTTACCGCCACGCGCCCGAGCATCGCTTCCCGGCGGCGGCCGAGGATGGCTATGCGGCGACGCGCTGGGTCGCCGAGCATGCGGCCGAACTCGGCGGTAAGCCGGGACCGTTGCTGGTCGCGGGCTGGAGCGCCGGCGCCAACATCGCCGCCGTCACCTGTCAGTTGGCGCGCGACCGCGGCGGCCCGCCAATCGCCGGCCAGTTGCTGGTGTGCCCGGTCACCGATTGCAGGTTCGACCGTCCGTCCTACACCGACAATGCGATCGGTTATTTCCTGACGCGATCGCTGATGTTCTGGTTCTGGGACATCTATTGCTCTCCCGCCGACCGCACCGATCCCCGCGTGTCGCCGCTGCGCGGCAATCTGGCGAACTTGCCTCCGGCGTTCGTGGCCACCTGCGAGTTCGATCCGCTGCGTGACGAGGGCATCGAATATGCCGAGGCGCTCGCTGCCGCCGGTGTCCCGGTCGAGCAATTGCAGGCGCGCGGCCACATCCACACGTCCCTGATGATGGTGGACGTGGTGATCACCGGCGTCAGCGGACGTACGAAAATGGCCGAAGCCCTGCGCGGTTTTGCGGGGTTGCCCCGGAAGTTTGAAGCGAGTGGCGAGGATACCTCGCCGATCGCGGTGAACGCTGCCGCAGGGTAG
- a CDS encoding LysR family transcriptional regulator: MAMDVTLRQLRAYVAVLESASFSEAAKAMHLSQAALSGLIKELENRVGVRLLDRTTRKVSASAVGETFAPMARRVLSNLDEALDNLTNLKELRRGLVRVAAPETLSCTLLPELIAGYNNSHQGVDVRFDDVPIQEVLAGLQNGSTDIGFGPAGVVPDQSVEVHMICADPLFVALRSDDPLTKAKSVSWKDLRERPLLNYMPNIAINVLSNVPSRHHPKELVPVHRVNTALSMLRVRQGAVICPSMAEPLVRGFGLTFLPLLQPAVKWKIAMFVRNSASLSPAVESFRDFTLDFSPMQAAAGSERRRTSERRKRV, translated from the coding sequence ATGGCGATGGATGTAACGCTGCGGCAGTTGCGCGCCTACGTGGCCGTGCTGGAGAGCGCGAGCTTCTCGGAAGCCGCCAAGGCCATGCACCTGTCGCAGGCGGCGCTCTCGGGCCTGATCAAGGAACTGGAGAACCGCGTCGGCGTCCGCCTGCTGGACCGCACGACGCGAAAAGTTTCGGCGTCTGCGGTGGGCGAGACCTTCGCGCCGATGGCGCGGCGCGTGCTTTCAAACCTGGACGAGGCGCTCGACAATTTGACCAATCTCAAGGAGCTGCGCCGCGGGCTGGTGCGTGTAGCTGCCCCCGAAACGTTGTCCTGCACGCTGCTGCCGGAACTGATCGCCGGATACAACAACAGCCATCAGGGCGTGGACGTCCGCTTCGACGACGTGCCGATCCAGGAGGTGCTGGCCGGCCTGCAGAACGGCTCTACCGATATCGGCTTCGGTCCGGCCGGCGTCGTTCCGGACCAATCGGTCGAAGTGCACATGATCTGCGCCGACCCGCTCTTTGTGGCGTTGCGCAGCGATGACCCGCTGACAAAGGCCAAGTCGGTCAGCTGGAAGGATTTGCGCGAGCGGCCGCTGCTCAACTACATGCCCAACATCGCCATCAACGTGTTGAGCAACGTCCCGTCCCGGCATCATCCAAAAGAATTGGTGCCGGTGCACCGGGTAAACACCGCACTGTCGATGCTGCGGGTCAGACAAGGCGCCGTGATCTGCCCCTCGATGGCGGAGCCGCTGGTACGCGGCTTCGGGCTGACGTTCCTGCCGCTGCTGCAGCCAGCCGTCAAATGGAAGATCGCGATGTTCGTGCGAAACAGCGCATCGCTCTCGCCGGCAGTGGAGAGCTTTCGCGACTTCACGCTGGATTTCAGCCCGATGCAGGCGGCCGCAGGAAGCGAGCGCCGCCGCACCAGCGAACGGCGCAAGCGCGTGTAG
- a CDS encoding L-2-amino-thiazoline-4-carboxylic acid hydrolase — MNVLDDYMVDIRLSLLDKTRIQAQVLVPVLRALRAELGKERADAIVKDALRDWSKQLFAAVGERVEGSARRKWAAMHTALADVTEREVTVEMRRHDEEALEFDITHCRFAEFFRALGEPELGALLVCATDFDIVAAGGSDVGLTRDQTLMQGAPSCTFRYRFAPRT, encoded by the coding sequence ATGAATGTACTCGACGATTACATGGTCGATATCAGGCTGTCGCTCCTGGACAAGACGCGGATCCAGGCCCAGGTCCTGGTGCCCGTGCTGCGGGCGTTGCGCGCTGAACTGGGCAAGGAAAGGGCCGATGCGATTGTAAAGGACGCGCTGCGCGACTGGTCGAAGCAATTGTTCGCCGCCGTGGGCGAGCGTGTTGAGGGTAGCGCACGGCGCAAATGGGCGGCCATGCACACCGCACTCGCCGACGTCACCGAACGGGAAGTGACGGTCGAGATGCGCCGTCACGATGAGGAGGCGCTGGAATTCGACATCACGCATTGCCGGTTCGCGGAATTCTTTCGCGCGCTCGGCGAGCCGGAACTCGGCGCGCTGCTGGTATGCGCCACCGATTTCGATATCGTCGCGGCCGGCGGCAGCGACGTCGGCCTCACGCGCGACCAGACCCTGATGCAGGGCGCGCCGAGCTGCACGTTCCGCTACAGGTTCGCGCCGCGAACGTAA
- a CDS encoding nuclear transport factor 2 family protein, with translation MTSTDDTKAIESVIKSYLDGLHEGDAGKIASAFHPTSALTSISEAGELAITPRDVWLNNVRNRPSPKQRGLPRHDQVLSIDLVGPTMAYVKLKCAIPPRFFTDQLSLLKIDGRWQIAQKVFMTELRD, from the coding sequence ATGACCAGTACAGACGATACAAAAGCCATCGAAAGCGTGATCAAGTCCTACCTCGACGGTCTCCACGAGGGTGACGCTGGCAAGATTGCCAGCGCCTTTCATCCGACCAGCGCGCTGACCAGCATCTCGGAGGCGGGCGAACTGGCGATCACGCCCCGCGACGTCTGGCTGAACAACGTCCGAAACAGGCCGTCGCCGAAGCAGCGCGGGCTGCCGCGCCACGATCAGGTGCTGTCGATCGATCTCGTTGGTCCGACGATGGCCTACGTCAAGCTCAAATGCGCGATCCCGCCGCGCTTCTTCACTGATCAACTGTCGCTGTTGAAGATCGACGGCCGCTGGCAGATCGCGCAAAAAGTCTTCATGACCGAGCTGCGCGACTGA
- a CDS encoding phytanoyl-CoA dioxygenase family protein has translation MAATAEQASPWLKGRSFTSLREEFDRSGYLIFERVLAPDRVAEIREALAPHLARDLLGRNDFEGTRTNRVYALLAKSPVFAELAIHPLAMAFVEAELGESCLLSAMLAINLHPGETVQPWHFDDGAAKIPRPRPALGISTFWAIDDTTEQNGATEIIPGSHLWDGQYIEGALQPAHFTNTADHDEGNRADAIKLIMPSGSLAITKGTLWHRGGANRSDRPRLIVTPQYCVGWVRQLENMALAVPAEVASQLPERARELIGYSIHPPFMGYVDGVHPRRLLRPH, from the coding sequence ATGGCAGCGACAGCGGAGCAAGCGTCACCCTGGCTCAAGGGAAGATCATTCACCTCCTTGAGGGAAGAGTTCGACCGCAGCGGTTACCTGATCTTCGAACGCGTTCTTGCGCCCGATCGCGTCGCTGAAATCCGCGAGGCGCTGGCGCCGCACCTGGCGCGCGATCTGCTCGGCCGCAACGATTTCGAAGGCACCAGGACCAATCGGGTCTATGCCCTGCTGGCGAAATCGCCGGTCTTTGCAGAACTCGCGATCCATCCGCTCGCCATGGCCTTTGTGGAAGCCGAACTCGGCGAGAGCTGCCTGCTGTCCGCCATGCTCGCGATCAATCTGCATCCCGGCGAGACGGTGCAGCCCTGGCATTTTGACGACGGCGCCGCGAAGATTCCGCGGCCCCGTCCCGCGCTCGGCATCAGCACGTTCTGGGCGATCGACGACACGACCGAGCAGAACGGCGCCACCGAAATCATTCCGGGAAGCCATCTGTGGGACGGGCAATATATCGAGGGCGCGCTGCAGCCTGCTCATTTCACCAACACAGCCGATCACGATGAGGGCAACAGGGCCGATGCCATCAAGCTAATCATGCCATCGGGATCGCTGGCGATCACCAAGGGAACGCTGTGGCACCGCGGCGGCGCCAACCGGTCAGACCGGCCGCGCCTGATTGTCACGCCGCAATATTGCGTGGGCTGGGTGCGGCAACTCGAGAACATGGCACTCGCCGTCCCCGCTGAAGTGGCGAGCCAATTGCCGGAGCGCGCCCGCGAGCTGATCGGCTACTCGATCCATCCGCCGTTCATGGGATATGTCGACGGCGTTCACCCAAGGCGCCTGCTGCGGCCGCACTGA
- a CDS encoding ABC transporter permease: MRSLWLQVAAVTAINLRSIAQRRWLSLSTVIAIALVVIVLLAFLAMANGFQRTIAGSGADDIAIVLRAGSQAEINSTVSRDQVRLIEDGPGIARGSDGKPLISPELYLVVDGIKRSTKTKANLPLRGIGEQGSTLRKDITITSGRMFNRGSNEVVVGKALQRQFEGFDLGSTVAFGATRWTVVGVFEAGGSVFESEIWADLNVVQSLFNRNNIVQTVRARLTGPAALNELKSYSDNDPRLKLDVKSEAAYFAEQASQTSDLIQKLGWPLAIAMALGAVAGALNTMYSSVAARATEIATLRAIGFGGFPAFVGTLAESLLLAVIGGVLGAAATYLIFDGVTASTLGGNFTQVVFDFKLSPWLIAEGVALALIVGLIGGLFPALRAARLPIVEGLYAN, from the coding sequence ATGCGTTCGCTCTGGCTTCAAGTCGCGGCGGTCACCGCCATCAATCTCAGGAGCATCGCGCAGCGGCGCTGGCTCTCGCTCTCGACGGTGATCGCGATTGCACTGGTGGTGATCGTGCTGCTCGCATTCCTGGCGATGGCCAACGGTTTTCAGCGCACCATCGCGGGATCGGGCGCCGATGATATCGCAATCGTGCTGCGGGCCGGCTCACAGGCCGAAATCAACAGCACGGTGAGCCGCGATCAGGTGCGGCTGATCGAGGACGGTCCCGGCATCGCGCGCGGCAGCGACGGCAAGCCGCTGATCTCGCCAGAGCTATATCTGGTGGTCGACGGCATCAAGCGTTCGACCAAGACCAAGGCCAACCTGCCGCTGCGCGGGATCGGCGAACAGGGCAGCACGCTGCGCAAGGACATTACCATCACCTCGGGCCGCATGTTCAACCGCGGCAGCAACGAAGTGGTGGTCGGCAAGGCATTGCAGCGCCAATTTGAAGGATTCGACCTCGGCAGTACCGTGGCGTTCGGCGCCACGCGCTGGACCGTTGTCGGCGTGTTCGAGGCTGGTGGCAGCGTGTTCGAATCCGAGATCTGGGCCGATCTCAACGTGGTGCAGAGCCTGTTCAACCGCAACAACATCGTTCAGACTGTGCGTGCGCGCCTCACCGGGCCGGCCGCACTCAATGAGCTCAAAAGCTATAGCGACAACGATCCGCGGCTGAAGCTCGATGTCAAATCCGAAGCGGCCTACTTCGCCGAGCAGGCCTCGCAGACCTCGGACCTGATCCAGAAACTCGGCTGGCCCTTGGCGATCGCGATGGCGCTGGGCGCGGTCGCCGGCGCGCTCAACACGATGTATTCGTCGGTCGCAGCACGTGCGACGGAAATCGCAACGCTGCGCGCCATCGGCTTCGGCGGTTTCCCCGCCTTTGTCGGAACGCTCGCCGAATCGCTGTTGCTCGCTGTCATCGGCGGCGTGTTAGGTGCCGCCGCCACCTATCTGATATTCGATGGCGTCACGGCCTCGACCCTTGGCGGCAACTTCACCCAGGTGGTGTTCGACTTCAAGCTCAGTCCCTGGCTGATCGCCGAGGGCGTTGCGCTTGCGCTGATCGTGGGCTTGATCGGCGGGCTGTTTCCGGCCCTGCGGGCTGCGCGATTGCCGATCGTCGAAGGCCTGTACGCGAACTGA
- a CDS encoding Bug family tripartite tricarboxylate transporter substrate binding protein gives MKVTRRTLLGTIAAGFAAGPHFPASAEGDWPSRVVRLVSPYGAGGASDISLRILAEQFGRSLNQQFIVENKPGAGTRVANELVSRATPDGYTFLYAAAPFATAEALFEKLNYNRKDLQPVAMAMMAPLFLVVNAQAPFKTLQEMIDYGRSKPEGLTFGSPGAGSQPHLAAELLFRDAGVKGLIVPFRGDNMAYTELLASRLDATLTAISTALPHIQSGALRVLGVASAERSPIYPEAFTLVEQGLSKVIASGWYGFLAPAATPQPIVDRLQGEVIRVLADPEVKQKLLAQGLEARPGTAGEFGKFIDDETRKWGEVIRAAGLKGE, from the coding sequence ATGAAAGTCACGCGCCGAACCCTGCTGGGGACCATCGCCGCCGGCTTCGCCGCTGGTCCGCACTTTCCTGCGTCCGCCGAGGGCGATTGGCCGTCGCGGGTCGTTCGGCTGGTGTCGCCCTACGGGGCGGGCGGGGCGAGCGACATCTCGTTGCGTATCCTGGCCGAGCAGTTCGGGCGCAGCCTCAACCAGCAGTTCATCGTCGAGAACAAGCCGGGCGCGGGCACCCGCGTCGCCAACGAGCTGGTCTCGCGCGCAACGCCGGACGGATACACCTTCCTCTATGCCGCCGCGCCGTTTGCGACGGCTGAAGCCCTGTTCGAGAAACTGAACTACAACCGCAAGGATCTGCAGCCGGTGGCGATGGCCATGATGGCGCCGTTGTTCCTGGTAGTGAACGCGCAGGCCCCCTTCAAGACCCTTCAGGAAATGATCGACTACGGCAGGTCGAAGCCCGAGGGCCTGACCTTCGGTTCGCCGGGCGCAGGCTCGCAGCCTCACCTGGCCGCCGAATTGCTGTTCAGGGATGCCGGCGTCAAGGGTCTCATCGTTCCCTTCCGCGGCGACAACATGGCCTACACGGAGCTGCTCGCGAGCCGTCTTGACGCCACGTTGACCGCGATCAGCACGGCCCTGCCGCACATCCAGAGCGGCGCGTTGCGTGTCCTGGGTGTGGCGTCGGCCGAGCGCAGCCCGATATACCCCGAGGCTTTCACCCTGGTTGAGCAGGGCCTTTCCAAGGTGATCGCCTCCGGCTGGTACGGCTTCTTGGCGCCGGCGGCAACGCCGCAGCCGATCGTCGATCGCTTGCAGGGGGAGGTCATTCGCGTGCTCGCCGATCCCGAGGTGAAGCAGAAACTGCTCGCACAGGGACTGGAAGCGCGCCCCGGCACGGCGGGCGAGTTCGGCAAGTTCATCGACGACGAGACCCGCAAATGGGGCGAGGTAATCCGCGCCGCTGGCCTCAAGGGAGAATAA